One Pseudomonas entomophila genomic window carries:
- the ispH gene encoding 4-hydroxy-3-methylbut-2-enyl diphosphate reductase translates to MQIKLANPRGFCAGVDRAIEIVNRALEVFGPPIYVRHEVVHNKFVVEDLRNRGAVFVEELDQVPDDVIVIFSAHGVSQAVRQEAASRGLKVFDATCPLVTKVHIEVAKYSRDGRECILIGHAGHPEVEGTMGQYDASNGGSIYLVEDEKDVAALQVRNPDHLAFVTQTTLSMDDTSRVIDALRERFPNIGGPRKDDICYATQNRQDAVKQLADECDVVLVVGSPNSSNSNRLRELAERMSTPAYLIDGAEDLQRSWFDGAERIGITAGASAPEVLVRGVIDQLKAWGATGAEELDGREENITFSMPKELRVRSLI, encoded by the coding sequence ATGCAAATCAAACTCGCCAACCCGCGCGGCTTCTGCGCGGGGGTCGACCGGGCGATCGAGATCGTCAACCGCGCCCTGGAAGTCTTCGGCCCGCCGATCTACGTGCGCCACGAAGTGGTGCACAACAAGTTCGTCGTCGAAGACCTGCGCAACCGTGGCGCGGTGTTCGTCGAAGAGCTGGACCAGGTGCCGGACGACGTCATCGTCATCTTCAGTGCCCATGGCGTGTCGCAAGCCGTGCGCCAGGAAGCCGCCAGCCGTGGCCTGAAGGTGTTCGACGCCACCTGCCCGCTGGTGACCAAGGTGCACATCGAGGTCGCCAAGTACAGCCGCGACGGCCGCGAGTGCATCCTCATCGGCCACGCCGGGCACCCGGAAGTCGAAGGCACCATGGGCCAGTACGACGCCAGCAACGGCGGCAGCATCTACCTCGTCGAGGACGAGAAGGACGTCGCCGCCCTGCAGGTGCGCAACCCGGACCACCTGGCCTTCGTCACCCAGACCACCCTGTCGATGGATGACACCAGCCGGGTGATCGACGCCCTGCGCGAGCGCTTCCCGAACATCGGCGGCCCGCGCAAGGACGACATCTGCTACGCCACGCAAAACCGCCAGGATGCCGTCAAGCAACTGGCCGACGAGTGTGACGTGGTGCTGGTGGTCGGCAGCCCCAACAGCTCCAACTCCAACCGCCTGCGCGAGCTGGCCGAGCGCATGAGCACCCCGGCCTACCTGATCGACGGCGCCGAGGACCTGCAACGCAGCTGGTTCGACGGGGCCGAGCGCATCGGCATCACCGCCGGCGCCTCGGCGCCCGAGGTGTTGGTGCGCGGCGTGATCGACCAGCTCAAGGCCTGGGGCGCGACCGGCGCCGAAGAGCTGGACGGGCGCGAGGAGAACATCACCTTCTCCATGCCCAAGGAGCTGCGGGTGCGCTCGCTGATCTGA
- a CDS encoding PP0621 family protein gives MVRLLFWIALIAAAFWLWRKFKTSQQSPAEPRLEDPLKMVRCAHCGVHLPNDRALQQGKQWYCSQQHLQQGPGQQR, from the coding sequence ATGGTTCGCCTACTTTTCTGGATCGCCCTGATCGCCGCCGCGTTCTGGCTGTGGCGCAAGTTCAAGACCAGCCAGCAATCCCCCGCCGAACCACGGCTGGAGGACCCGCTGAAGATGGTGCGCTGCGCCCACTGCGGCGTGCATCTGCCCAACGACCGGGCGCTGCAGCAGGGCAAGCAGTGGTATTGCAGCCAGCAGCATTTGCAACAGGGGCCAGGCCAGCAACGCTGA
- a CDS encoding FKBP-type peptidyl-prolyl cis-trans isomerase produces MTETRIGQNTEVTLHFALHLENGDTVDSTFDKAPATFKVGDGNLLPGFESALFGFKAGDQRKLTIAPENAFGQHNPQNVQVMPRSQFEGMELSEGLLVIFNDAANTELPGVVKVFDDNQVTIDFNHPLAGKTLNFEVQILDVKAL; encoded by the coding sequence ATGACTGAGACCCGTATCGGCCAGAACACCGAAGTCACCCTGCACTTCGCCCTGCACCTGGAAAACGGCGACACCGTCGACAGCACCTTCGACAAGGCCCCGGCCACGTTCAAGGTCGGCGACGGCAACCTGCTGCCGGGCTTCGAGAGCGCCCTGTTCGGCTTCAAGGCCGGTGACCAGCGCAAGCTGACCATCGCCCCGGAAAACGCTTTCGGCCAGCACAACCCGCAGAACGTGCAGGTGATGCCGCGCTCGCAGTTCGAAGGCATGGAGCTGTCCGAAGGGCTGCTGGTGATCTTCAACGACGCCGCCAACACCGAGCTGCCAGGCGTGGTGAAGGTGTTCGACGACAACCAGGTGACCATCGATTTCAACCATCCACTGGCCGGCAAGACCCTGAACTTCGAGGTGCAGATCCTCGACGTGAAGGCCTTGTGA
- a CDS encoding type IV pilin protein has translation MQRGLGLIELLIVVALTGMLAAIAYPSYSDQLRRAARIEVVGLLQDAALRLEQHRARVGEYADNEQLATPLPAGNRYYRLKVRRDSEAFVLLAIRLPDALMAHDRCGDFQLEHTGVRGNPGGSEEAVACWGS, from the coding sequence ATGCAGCGCGGCCTTGGTCTGATCGAATTATTGATTGTCGTGGCGCTGACCGGCATGCTGGCAGCCATTGCCTACCCCAGTTACAGCGACCAGCTTCGGCGCGCCGCGCGCATCGAGGTGGTCGGCCTGCTGCAGGACGCGGCCTTGCGCCTGGAACAGCACCGTGCGCGCGTCGGTGAGTACGCCGACAACGAGCAGTTAGCCACGCCGCTGCCGGCCGGCAATCGCTATTACCGGCTAAAGGTCCGGCGCGACAGCGAAGCGTTCGTGTTGCTCGCCATTCGCCTGCCGGATGCCCTGATGGCGCACGACCGATGCGGCGACTTCCAGCTCGAGCACACGGGCGTGCGCGGTAATCCGGGCGGCAGCGAAGAGGCTGTGGCCTGCTGGGGAAGCTGA
- a CDS encoding outer membrane protein assembly factor BamD, whose translation MQVKHLLLIAILGLTAACSSNKEVIDENLSEAELYQQAQADLDNSSYTSAVNKLKALESRYPFGRYADQAQLELIYANYKNSEPEAAKSAAERFIRLHPQHPNVDYAYYLKGLTSFDQDRGLLARFLPLDMTKRDPGAARDSYNEFAQLTSRFPNSRYAPDAKQRMIYLRNLLASYEIHVANYYLSREAYVAAANRGRYVVENFQETPSVGDGLAVMVESYQHMHLDELAATSLETLKLNYPDHPSLVDGQFVVKQDENGNRSWLSKATLGLIDTKAPLPPGETRANQDVVKQFQDARSEMPEELLPKDENGDPILPAGPKEAEQDRSWFSYMTFGLFD comes from the coding sequence ATGCAAGTGAAACACCTGCTGCTGATCGCCATCCTCGGGCTCACCGCTGCCTGTTCCTCGAACAAGGAAGTCATTGACGAGAACCTCAGCGAGGCCGAGCTGTACCAGCAGGCGCAGGCCGACCTGGACAACTCCAGCTACACCAGCGCCGTGAACAAGCTCAAGGCCCTGGAGTCGCGCTACCCGTTCGGCCGCTACGCCGACCAGGCCCAGCTCGAGCTGATCTACGCCAACTATAAAAACTCCGAGCCCGAGGCCGCCAAGTCCGCCGCCGAGCGCTTCATCCGCCTGCACCCGCAGCACCCGAACGTCGACTACGCCTACTATCTGAAAGGCCTGACCTCGTTCGACCAGGACCGTGGCCTGCTGGCGCGCTTCCTGCCGCTGGACATGACCAAGCGTGACCCGGGCGCGGCCCGCGACTCGTACAACGAATTCGCCCAGCTCACCAGCCGCTTCCCCAACAGCCGCTACGCCCCGGACGCCAAGCAGCGCATGATCTACCTGCGCAACCTGCTGGCCTCCTACGAAATCCACGTGGCCAACTACTACCTCAGCCGTGAAGCTTATGTGGCCGCCGCCAACCGTGGCCGCTACGTGGTCGAGAACTTCCAGGAAACCCCGTCGGTAGGTGATGGCCTGGCGGTGATGGTCGAGTCGTACCAGCACATGCACCTGGACGAGCTGGCCGCCACCAGCCTCGAGACCCTCAAGCTCAACTACCCGGACCACCCGAGCCTGGTCGATGGCCAGTTCGTCGTCAAACAGGACGAGAACGGCAACCGCTCCTGGCTGTCGAAAGCCACTCTTGGCCTGATCGATACCAAGGCCCCGCTGCCGCCGGGCGAGACCCGCGCCAACCAGGACGTGGTCAAGCAGTTCCAGGACGCCCGTTCGGAAATGCCGGAAGAGCTGCTGCCCAAGGACGAGAACGGCGACCCGATCCTGCCGGCAGGCCCGAAAGAAGCCGAACAGGACCGTTCGTGGTTCAGCTACATGACCTTCGGTCTGTTCGACTGA
- the lspA gene encoding signal peptidase II → MPNASAGRFGRLAWLWLSLVVLVLDQATKVYFEGALSLYQQIVVIPDYFSWTLAYNTGAAFSFLADSSGWQRWLFALIAVVVSAVLVVWLKRLGRNETWLAVALALVLGGALGNLYDRVVLGHVVDFILVHWQNRHYFPAFNLADSAITVGAVMLALDMFKSKKSEEAVHD, encoded by the coding sequence ATGCCTAACGCTTCCGCGGGGCGCTTCGGGCGCCTTGCCTGGCTCTGGCTGAGCCTGGTGGTCCTGGTCCTCGACCAGGCCACCAAGGTCTACTTCGAGGGCGCGCTGAGCCTGTACCAGCAGATCGTGGTCATCCCCGACTACTTCAGCTGGACCCTGGCCTACAACACCGGCGCGGCGTTCAGCTTCCTGGCCGACAGCTCCGGCTGGCAGCGCTGGCTGTTCGCGCTGATCGCCGTCGTGGTCAGCGCCGTGCTGGTGGTCTGGCTCAAGCGCCTGGGGCGCAACGAAACCTGGCTGGCCGTGGCGCTGGCATTGGTGCTGGGCGGCGCGCTGGGCAACCTGTACGACCGTGTCGTGCTGGGCCACGTGGTCGACTTCATCCTGGTGCACTGGCAGAACCGTCACTACTTCCCGGCCTTCAACCTGGCCGACAGCGCCATTACCGTGGGTGCGGTGATGCTGGCGCTGGACATGTTCAAGAGCAAGAAGTCCGAGGAAGCCGTCCATGACTGA
- a CDS encoding GspH/FimT family pseudopilin: MRQQGVTLIQMMCALAVAGLLTQLGTSAYRAFSETLHQAATARELAQALHAARNQAMLRQQAVRVRPLEGDWSKGWRVSLEHNEQLLREHRLARSLRISASSAREVRFSRRGAPLGEGFGGTTLDICQRTTLLSRHQVVLSPSGRVSLRSDEGRRCAGP, from the coding sequence GTGAGGCAACAGGGAGTAACACTGATACAAATGATGTGCGCACTGGCGGTGGCCGGCCTTCTGACGCAACTTGGCACGTCGGCCTACAGGGCTTTCAGTGAAACACTTCATCAAGCGGCCACGGCCCGGGAACTGGCACAAGCGCTGCATGCCGCTCGCAACCAAGCCATGTTGCGACAACAGGCGGTGCGGGTCAGACCATTGGAAGGGGACTGGAGCAAGGGTTGGCGTGTGTCGCTGGAGCACAACGAGCAACTGCTGCGCGAGCACCGGCTGGCACGGTCACTGAGGATATCCGCAAGTTCAGCCAGGGAGGTGAGGTTCAGCAGGCGCGGCGCACCGCTGGGGGAAGGGTTCGGTGGCACCACGCTGGACATCTGCCAGCGCACCACCCTGCTCAGCCGCCACCAGGTGGTGCTGAGCCCCAGTGGCCGGGTCAGCCTGCGCAGCGACGAAGGCCGCCGCTGCGCAGGCCCCTGA
- the rluD gene encoding 23S rRNA pseudouridine(1911/1915/1917) synthase RluD yields MSEIIQLSAEVPSELGGQRLDQVAAQLFSEYSRSRLSSWIKDGRLTVDGAVLRPRDTVHSGSILALEAEQEAQGEWVAQDIELDIVYEDDQILVINKPAGLVVHPAAGHPDGTLLNALLHHVPDIINVPRAGIVHRLDKDTTGLMVVAKTLQAQTNLVDQLQKRSVSRIYECIVVGVVIAGGKIDAPIGRHGGERQRMAVTEGGKPAVSHYRVLKRFRSHTHVRVKLETGRTHQIRVHMAHVGYPLVGDQTYGVRFRIPPAASVAMVEAVKNFPRQALHARFLALDHPTTGERMEWASPLPDDFLWLLSLLNDDRESFIG; encoded by the coding sequence ATGTCCGAGATCATTCAACTTAGCGCAGAGGTCCCGTCCGAACTGGGCGGCCAACGCCTCGACCAGGTCGCCGCCCAATTGTTCTCCGAGTACTCGCGCTCGCGCCTGTCCTCGTGGATCAAAGATGGCCGCCTGACCGTCGATGGCGCGGTGCTGCGGCCGCGCGACACCGTCCACAGTGGCTCCATCCTCGCCCTCGAAGCTGAGCAAGAAGCCCAGGGCGAATGGGTGGCCCAGGACATCGAGCTGGACATCGTCTATGAAGACGACCAGATCCTGGTGATCAACAAGCCCGCCGGGCTGGTTGTGCACCCGGCGGCCGGCCACCCGGACGGCACCCTGCTCAACGCCCTGCTGCACCATGTGCCGGACATCATCAACGTGCCGCGCGCCGGTATCGTGCACCGCCTGGACAAGGACACCACCGGCCTGATGGTGGTGGCCAAGACCCTGCAGGCGCAAACCAACCTGGTCGACCAGTTGCAGAAGCGCTCGGTCAGCCGCATCTACGAGTGCATCGTGGTCGGCGTGGTGATCGCCGGGGGCAAGATCGACGCCCCGATCGGCCGCCATGGTGGCGAGCGCCAGCGCATGGCGGTCACTGAAGGTGGCAAGCCGGCCGTCAGCCACTACCGCGTGCTCAAGCGTTTCCGTTCGCACACCCATGTGCGGGTCAAGCTGGAAACCGGCCGTACCCACCAGATCCGCGTGCACATGGCGCATGTCGGTTATCCGTTGGTCGGCGACCAGACCTATGGCGTGCGCTTCCGCATTCCGCCAGCCGCCAGCGTGGCCATGGTCGAGGCGGTGAAGAACTTCCCGCGCCAGGCCCTGCATGCGCGCTTCCTGGCATTGGACCACCCGACCACCGGTGAACGCATGGAATGGGCCTCGCCGCTGCCGGACGATTTCCTCTGGCTGCTGTCGCTGCTCAACGACGACCGCGAGAGCTTCATCGGATGA
- the thiO gene encoding glycine oxidase ThiO, translated as MSKQVVIVGGGVIGLLTAFNLAAEVDRVVVCDQGEVGRESSWAGGGIVSPLYPWRYSPAVTALAHWSQDFYPQLGERLFASTGVDPEVHTTGLYWLDLDDEAEALAWAAREQRPLSPVDISAAYDAVPVLGAGYRHAIYMAGVANVRNPRLVKSLKAALQALPNVTLREHCQVTGFEQDGGRVTGVRTGDGVLPADEVVLSAGAWSGDLLKTLGLELPVEPVKGQMILFKCTEDFLPSMVLAKGRYAIPRRDGHILVGSTLEHAGYDKTPTEDALESLKASAIELLPALADAEVVGHWAGLRPGSPEGIPYIGAVPGHQGLWLNCGHYRNGLVLAPASCQLFSDLLLGREPIIDPAPYAPEGRLG; from the coding sequence ATGAGCAAGCAAGTAGTGATTGTCGGCGGCGGTGTCATTGGCCTGCTGACGGCGTTCAACCTGGCGGCCGAGGTCGACCGGGTGGTGGTGTGCGACCAGGGCGAGGTGGGCCGGGAGTCGTCCTGGGCCGGTGGTGGCATCGTCTCGCCCCTGTACCCATGGCGCTACAGCCCGGCGGTAACAGCGCTGGCGCACTGGTCGCAGGACTTTTATCCACAGCTGGGCGAGCGCCTGTTCGCCAGCACCGGGGTCGACCCCGAAGTACACACCACCGGGCTCTACTGGCTGGACCTGGACGATGAAGCCGAGGCGCTGGCCTGGGCCGCGCGGGAGCAGCGCCCGCTGAGCCCGGTGGATATTTCGGCGGCCTACGATGCGGTGCCGGTGCTCGGGGCGGGCTACCGGCACGCGATCTACATGGCGGGGGTGGCCAATGTGCGCAACCCGCGCCTGGTCAAGTCGCTCAAGGCCGCGCTGCAAGCGCTGCCCAACGTCACCCTGCGCGAGCACTGCCAGGTCACCGGTTTCGAGCAGGATGGCGGGCGTGTCACGGGCGTACGGACCGGTGACGGCGTGCTGCCCGCCGATGAGGTGGTGCTCAGTGCCGGCGCCTGGAGCGGTGACCTGCTCAAGACGCTGGGGCTGGAACTCCCGGTGGAGCCGGTGAAGGGCCAGATGATCCTGTTCAAGTGCACCGAGGACTTCCTGCCCAGCATGGTTCTGGCCAAGGGGCGTTACGCCATCCCTCGACGCGATGGGCATATCCTGGTGGGTAGCACCCTGGAGCACGCCGGATATGACAAGACCCCGACCGAGGATGCGCTGGAGAGCTTGAAGGCGTCGGCCATCGAGCTGTTGCCGGCATTGGCCGATGCCGAGGTTGTCGGGCACTGGGCGGGTTTGCGTCCGGGGTCGCCTGAAGGTATCCCGTATATCGGCGCGGTGCCGGGGCATCAAGGGCTGTGGTTGAACTGCGGTCATTACCGCAATGGCCTGGTGCTGGCGCCGGCGTCGTGCCAGCTGTTCAGTGACCTGCTGCTGGGGCGTGAGCCGATCATCGATCCGGCACCCTATGCGCCTGAAGGGCGTCTGGGCTGA
- the pilV gene encoding type IV pilus modification protein PilV, translating into MQVREAGMTLLEVLLAMAVLALGVFASAALQLRSLQLSDSAHLDGQAVRLARNMLERARAVGTLTVGEEAAWRTQVVDVLGPSAEGRVNGASGVLSLELDWSAPGSAQRPSLSLQGKVLP; encoded by the coding sequence ATGCAGGTGAGGGAAGCAGGGATGACACTGCTGGAGGTGTTGCTGGCGATGGCCGTGCTGGCGCTGGGGGTGTTTGCATCAGCCGCATTGCAACTGCGCAGCCTGCAGCTAAGCGATAGCGCGCACCTCGATGGCCAGGCCGTACGGCTTGCCCGGAACATGCTGGAACGGGCGAGGGCTGTCGGTACGCTGACGGTGGGTGAAGAAGCCGCCTGGCGCACCCAGGTGGTGGACGTGTTGGGCCCGTCGGCCGAAGGGCGGGTGAATGGGGCGTCGGGCGTACTGTCGCTGGAGCTTGACTGGTCGGCACCCGGTAGCGCGCAGCGTCCCTCGCTAAGCCTGCAGGGCAAGGTGTTGCCGTGA
- a CDS encoding PilW family protein, translating to MKRRQDGLGLIEVLLALALGLLLLAAAGQLFGSAHQAWLLQGAKARLQDDARLVLQRLSEDVRMAGMFGCLRLEPDDFADPLAAQAFARPIESTGDSLTLVGAELPGLLGVADWTVLTDCRTWARVEAGPHAGGPQVLAIPIRRVGYRLRNGSLMLTTNAQHVSLIDNVRAFEVSEIKTGEGLRVDIRLILHDRRHRLEQRHEMSVAVRNPWSGA from the coding sequence GTGAAAAGGCGCCAGGACGGGCTTGGCCTGATCGAGGTCTTGCTGGCCCTTGCATTGGGGCTGCTGCTGTTGGCGGCGGCAGGTCAGCTGTTCGGATCCGCCCACCAGGCTTGGCTGCTGCAAGGTGCGAAAGCGCGTCTGCAGGATGATGCCCGGCTTGTCCTGCAGCGTTTGTCGGAGGATGTCCGCATGGCCGGCATGTTCGGTTGCCTGCGTCTGGAGCCCGATGATTTTGCCGACCCGCTTGCCGCCCAGGCCTTTGCCAGGCCGATCGAGAGCACTGGCGACAGCCTGACGCTGGTGGGTGCCGAGCTGCCTGGCCTGCTCGGGGTGGCGGACTGGACCGTGCTGACCGACTGCCGCACCTGGGCCAGGGTCGAGGCAGGGCCCCACGCCGGAGGCCCGCAGGTCCTTGCGATACCCATTCGCCGAGTGGGTTATCGCCTGCGCAATGGCAGCCTGATGCTCACCACCAACGCCCAGCATGTCAGCCTGATCGACAACGTGCGGGCGTTCGAGGTGAGTGAAATCAAAACCGGGGAGGGGCTGCGTGTGGATATCCGGCTGATCCTGCACGATAGGCGGCACAGGCTGGAACAGCGCCATGAAATGAGCGTGGCCGTGCGCAATCCATGGAGCGGCGCATGA
- the ileS gene encoding isoleucine--tRNA ligase, with the protein MTDYKATLNLPDTAFPMKAGLPQREPQILQRWDSIGLYRKLREIGKDRPKFVLHDGPPYANGKIHIGHALNKILKDMIVRSKTLSGFDAPYVPGWDCHGLPIEHKVEVTHGKHLTADRTRELCREYAAEQIEGQKTEFIRLGVLGDWDNPYKTMNFANEAGEIRALAEMVKQGFVFKGLKPVNWCFDCGSALAEAEVEYADKKSQTIDVAFPVADADKLAAAFGLAALTKPAAIVIWTTTPWTIPANQALNIHPDFKYALVDTGERLLVLAEELVESCLKRYNLEGSVIATAQGSALELINFRHPFYDRLSPIYLAEYVELGAGTGVVHSSPAYGEDDFVTCKRYGMVNDDILTPVQSNGVYVESLPFFGGQFIWKANPAIVDKLSEVGALMHTETISHSYMHCWRHKTPLIYRATAQWFVGMDKQPSTGEPLRERALKAIEETKFVPAWGQARLHSMIANRPDWCISRQRNWGVPIPFFLDKQTGELHPRTVELMEEVAKRVEQEGIEAWFKLDAQELLGDEAGQYDKITDTLDVWFDSGTTHWHVLRGSHDIGHATGPRADLYLEGSDQHRGWFHSSLLTGCAIDGHAPYRELLTHGFTVDENGRKMSKSLGNTIEPQKVNDTLGADILRLWVSATDYSGEMAVSEQILQRSADAYRRIRNTARFLLSNLSGFDPARDLLPAEDMLALDRWAVDRTLLLQRELEEHYSEYRFWNVYSKIHNFCVQELGGFYLDIIKDRQYTTGANSVARRSCQTALYHISEALVRWIAPILAFTADEIWQYLPGERNESVMLNTWYEGLSELPADAELDRAYWDRVMAVKAAVNKELENQRTAKVIGGNLQAEVTLFAEEGLTADLNKLGDELRFVLITSAASVVPFVQAPADAVTTEVEGLKLKVVKSGHAKCGRCWHFRADVGSHPEHPEICGRCVDNLNGSGEVRHYA; encoded by the coding sequence CCCGCCCTATGCCAACGGCAAGATCCACATCGGTCATGCGCTGAACAAGATTCTCAAGGACATGATCGTCCGCTCCAAGACCCTGTCGGGCTTCGACGCGCCGTACGTGCCGGGCTGGGACTGCCACGGCCTGCCGATCGAGCACAAGGTCGAGGTCACCCATGGCAAGCACCTGACCGCCGACCGCACCCGCGAGCTGTGCCGCGAGTACGCCGCCGAGCAGATCGAAGGGCAGAAGACCGAGTTCATCCGCCTGGGCGTGCTGGGTGACTGGGACAACCCCTACAAGACCATGAACTTCGCCAACGAGGCCGGCGAAATCCGCGCCCTCGCTGAAATGGTCAAGCAAGGCTTCGTGTTCAAGGGCCTGAAGCCTGTGAACTGGTGCTTCGATTGCGGTTCCGCGCTGGCTGAAGCCGAGGTCGAGTACGCCGACAAGAAATCCCAGACCATCGACGTCGCCTTCCCGGTCGCCGATGCGGACAAACTGGCCGCCGCCTTCGGCCTGGCCGCGCTGACCAAGCCGGCCGCCATCGTGATCTGGACCACCACCCCGTGGACCATCCCGGCCAACCAGGCGCTGAACATCCACCCGGACTTCAAGTACGCCCTGGTCGACACCGGCGAGCGCCTGCTGGTGCTGGCCGAAGAGTTGGTCGAGTCGTGCCTGAAGCGTTACAACCTGGAAGGCTCGGTCATCGCCACCGCCCAAGGTTCGGCGCTGGAACTGATCAACTTCCGCCACCCGTTCTACGACCGACTGTCGCCAATCTACTTGGCCGAATACGTCGAGCTGGGCGCCGGCACCGGTGTGGTTCACTCCTCGCCGGCCTACGGTGAAGACGACTTCGTCACCTGCAAGCGCTACGGCATGGTCAACGACGACATCCTCACCCCGGTGCAGAGCAACGGCGTGTACGTCGAGTCGCTGCCATTCTTCGGCGGCCAGTTCATCTGGAAAGCCAACCCGGCCATCGTCGACAAGCTCAGCGAAGTCGGCGCGCTGATGCACACCGAAACCATCAGCCACAGCTACATGCACTGCTGGCGCCACAAGACCCCGCTGATCTACCGCGCCACCGCGCAGTGGTTCGTGGGCATGGACAAGCAGCCTTCCACTGGCGAGCCGCTGCGCGAGCGCGCGCTCAAGGCCATCGAAGAGACCAAGTTCGTCCCGGCCTGGGGCCAGGCGCGCCTGCACTCGATGATCGCCAACCGCCCGGACTGGTGCATCTCGCGTCAGCGCAACTGGGGCGTACCGATCCCGTTCTTCCTCGACAAGCAGACCGGTGAGCTGCACCCGCGCACCGTCGAGCTGATGGAAGAAGTCGCCAAGCGCGTCGAGCAGGAAGGCATCGAGGCCTGGTTCAAGCTGGACGCCCAGGAACTGCTCGGTGACGAAGCCGGCCAGTACGACAAGATCACCGACACGCTGGACGTGTGGTTCGACTCCGGCACCACGCACTGGCACGTGCTGCGCGGTTCCCACGACATCGGCCACGCCACCGGCCCGCGCGCCGACCTGTACCTGGAAGGCTCCGACCAGCACCGCGGCTGGTTCCACTCATCCTTGCTGACCGGTTGCGCCATCGACGGCCACGCGCCGTACCGCGAGCTGCTGACCCACGGCTTCACCGTGGACGAGAACGGCCGCAAGATGTCCAAGTCGCTGGGCAACACCATCGAGCCGCAGAAGGTCAACGACACCCTCGGTGCCGACATCCTGCGCCTGTGGGTATCGGCCACCGACTACTCCGGCGAAATGGCGGTTTCCGAGCAGATCCTGCAGCGCAGCGCCGACGCCTACCGCCGCATCCGCAACACCGCGCGCTTCCTGCTCTCCAACCTGTCCGGCTTCGACCCGGCCCGCGACCTGCTGCCGGCCGAAGACATGCTGGCGCTGGACCGCTGGGCGGTCGACCGCACCCTGCTGCTGCAGCGTGAGCTGGAAGAGCACTACAGCGAGTACCGTTTCTGGAACGTCTACTCGAAGATCCACAACTTCTGCGTGCAGGAGCTGGGCGGCTTCTACCTCGACATCATCAAGGACCGCCAGTACACCACCGGCGCCAACAGTGTCGCCCGCCGTTCCTGCCAGACCGCGCTGTACCACATCAGCGAGGCGCTGGTGCGCTGGATCGCGCCGATCCTGGCGTTCACCGCCGACGAGATCTGGCAGTACCTGCCGGGCGAGCGCAACGAATCGGTGATGCTCAACACCTGGTACGAAGGCCTGAGCGAACTGCCGGCTGACGCTGAACTGGATCGCGCCTACTGGGACCGCGTGATGGCGGTCAAGGCGGCGGTCAACAAGGAGCTGGAGAACCAGCGTACCGCCAAGGTCATCGGTGGCAACCTGCAAGCCGAAGTCACCCTGTTCGCCGAGGAAGGCCTGACCGCCGATCTGAACAAGCTGGGCGACGAGCTGCGCTTCGTGCTGATCACCTCGGCTGCCAGCGTCGTGCCGTTCGTCCAGGCACCCGCCGACGCCGTGACAACCGAAGTCGAAGGCCTCAAGCTGAAGGTCGTCAAGTCCGGCCACGCCAAGTGCGGTCGTTGCTGGCACTTCCGCGCCGATGTCGGCAGCCACCCGGAGCACCCGGAAATCTGCGGCCGTTGCGTCGACAACCTGAACGGCTCCGGCGAGGTGCGCCACTATGCCTAA